A window of Eubacteriaceae bacterium ES3 contains these coding sequences:
- a CDS encoding ABC transporter ATP-binding protein, producing the protein MWPLEVDELSFSYNERNPIFKSIKFHVEPGEVFCIIGPNGCGKTTLIDSILGLNAPQSGMIKAFGKNLSKMKAAEFAAHIAYVPQNHVKTFPYSVLDIVLMGRTAQSGLFSSPSASEKDKACQALNMVGMSDFKNCPYTQLSGGELQLVLIARAIAQESKILILDEPTAHLDFRHELMVLELIDKISKQQRLSIIMTTHFLNQPFFLGNANTKTRVALMHQGTFKSVGHPNAVITKENLEKYFNIQASIGETYESGQLRQFIVPLKTSGANHEIK; encoded by the coding sequence ATGTGGCCTTTAGAAGTTGATGAACTCAGTTTTTCTTACAATGAACGAAACCCTATCTTTAAATCCATCAAATTTCATGTTGAACCGGGAGAAGTTTTTTGTATAATCGGCCCTAACGGTTGTGGAAAAACAACCCTGATCGATTCTATACTGGGACTAAACGCTCCACAAAGCGGAATGATTAAGGCCTTTGGAAAAAATCTTTCCAAAATGAAAGCTGCTGAATTTGCAGCCCATATTGCCTATGTGCCGCAAAACCATGTAAAAACTTTTCCCTACTCTGTACTGGATATTGTTCTGATGGGACGAACTGCTCAATCGGGGCTTTTTTCTTCCCCATCAGCTTCCGAAAAAGATAAAGCCTGTCAAGCACTAAACATGGTCGGAATGAGCGATTTCAAAAACTGTCCCTACACCCAACTCAGCGGCGGTGAATTACAACTGGTTTTAATTGCCAGAGCTATCGCTCAGGAATCAAAAATCCTGATTCTTGATGAACCCACCGCCCATCTTGATTTTCGTCATGAACTAATGGTGCTGGAGTTGATTGATAAAATTTCCAAACAACAAAGACTTTCTATTATTATGACGACTCATTTTCTTAATCAGCCTTTTTTTCTTGGAAACGCCAATACAAAAACACGAGTTGCCTTAATGCATCAGGGAACTTTCAAATCCGTTGGCCATCCAAACGCTGTTATCACTAAAGAAAATCTTGAAAAGTATTTTAATATTCAGGCTTCAATCGGTGAAACATATGAAAGTGGACAATTGCGGCAATTTATTGTCCCGCTAAAAACGTCAGGAGCAAACCATGAAATCAAATAG
- a CDS encoding Flp family type IVb pilin yields MKELLPMIIREEEGQGMVEYGLIIAGVALAAMAAIWLLGPQVSALFTELTTQLAA; encoded by the coding sequence ATGAAAGAATTATTACCAATGATTATCAGAGAAGAAGAAGGCCAGGGGATGGTAGAATATGGATTAATTATCGCTGGAGTGGCTTTGGCAGCAATGGCAGCAATCTGGTTATTGGGACCACAGGTTAGTGCACTGTTCACCGAACTGACTACGCAGTTAGCAGCCTAA
- a CDS encoding Flp family type IVb pilin gives MKELLPMILREEEGQGMVEYGLIIAGVALAAMAAIWLLGPQISDLFTQITTQLSA, from the coding sequence ATGAAAGAATTATTGCCGATGATTTTAAGAGAAGAAGAAGGCCAGGGAATGGTGGAATATGGTTTAATTATTGCCGGAGTCGCATTAGCAGCAATGGCAGCGATCTGGTTACTGGGACCACAGATCAGCGATTTATTTACCCAAATCACAACACAATTATCAGCATAA
- a CDS encoding iron ABC transporter permease, with amino-acid sequence MSKRRSFLTAVFLIVLPIIIFIGTICIGRYTVSPLDVFKSLIYGLTGNDSGLPTETTAVVLQIRLPRAFLAVMVGASLAASGAAFQGLFRNPLVSSGILGVSSGAGFGAALAIVFFNNIFLTPIFAFFFGILAVILSFFAGRIENTSTTITLVLGGTIIQSIFSALISLLKYMADAVTQLPAITFWLMGSLASTKTSDMLLSLIPMSLGMLGLLLIRYRINVLSMGDREAKTLGIDVNLNKAFVIACATLATAGAVCVSGIVGWIGLIIPHVGRIIVGNDNRFLVPASMSLGACFVLICDTICRSLTGGEIPLGIITALVGGPFFIYLLKKTKGRNW; translated from the coding sequence ATGTCGAAGCGTCGTAGCTTTTTAACGGCAGTCTTTCTAATCGTGCTTCCAATCATCATTTTTATCGGAACAATTTGTATCGGACGTTATACAGTATCTCCCCTAGATGTTTTTAAAAGCCTGATTTACGGACTCACAGGTAATGACAGCGGTCTTCCAACAGAGACGACTGCTGTCGTCCTTCAGATACGATTACCACGGGCATTTCTGGCTGTAATGGTAGGCGCCTCGCTGGCTGCCAGCGGCGCGGCATTTCAAGGACTGTTTCGAAATCCCCTGGTATCCAGCGGAATTCTTGGCGTTTCATCGGGTGCTGGTTTTGGGGCCGCGCTGGCAATTGTTTTTTTTAACAATATTTTTCTGACTCCAATCTTTGCCTTTTTTTTTGGTATTCTAGCCGTTATTTTAAGTTTTTTTGCCGGACGAATTGAAAATACATCCACCACCATTACTCTAGTCTTAGGAGGAACGATCATTCAGTCAATTTTTTCAGCACTCATTTCTTTGCTGAAATATATGGCTGATGCTGTCACACAACTACCAGCCATAACTTTTTGGCTAATGGGCAGTTTAGCTTCCACGAAAACCAGTGATATGCTTCTTTCTCTAATCCCTATGTCCCTAGGGATGCTTGGACTTCTGCTGATTCGCTACCGGATTAATGTTTTGTCAATGGGCGATCGCGAAGCCAAAACTCTTGGAATTGATGTCAACCTAAATAAAGCTTTTGTTATTGCCTGCGCCACCCTTGCAACAGCTGGGGCTGTTTGTGTCAGTGGCATTGTTGGCTGGATAGGCTTGATTATTCCCCATGTCGGACGGATAATCGTCGGGAATGATAACCGCTTTCTGGTTCCAGCCAGTATGTCTTTAGGTGCCTGTTTCGTCTTGATCTGTGACACTATCTGTCGCTCTCTAACTGGTGGTGAGATTCCACTTGGGATTATCACCGCTCTTGTTGGCGGACCATTTTTTATTTATCTGTTGAAAAAAACAAAAGGAAGGAACTGGTAA
- a CDS encoding Flp family type IVb pilin, translating into MKNLLPQIIREEEGQGMVEYGLIIAGVALAAMAAIWLLGPQVSALFTELTTQLSA; encoded by the coding sequence ATGAAAAATTTATTACCACAGATTATCAGAGAAGAAGAAGGTCAGGGAATGGTAGAGTATGGATTAATTATCGCTGGAGTCGCATTAGCAGCAATGGCAGCAATCTGGTTATTGGGACCTCAAGTCAGCGCCCTGTTTACTGAATTAACAACTCAGCTGTCAGCTTAA
- a CDS encoding TetR/AcrR family transcriptional regulator, producing the protein MARTSKKNEQMREISKENIRSAALKQFSEKGLFATRIHDIAKEAQVSQGLLYRYYHSKDEIYTDLIDDALNLLIQATQAIDALEVPAEEKFLKSLQGLFKTIENSPRFLQTNRLISSAIYSDAIPEAAKQKINEKREIPYQIFANIISQGQIENSIVAGDPKELSILFWSIINGLSTYISTREVSLNLPDQSHITKMFLKNPKEYNHEL; encoded by the coding sequence ATGGCCAGAACATCGAAAAAAAACGAACAGATGCGGGAAATCAGTAAAGAAAATATCCGCAGTGCTGCACTGAAACAGTTTTCTGAAAAAGGACTGTTTGCTACCCGTATTCATGATATTGCCAAAGAAGCCCAGGTTTCCCAGGGCCTTTTATATCGTTATTATCATTCAAAAGATGAGATTTACACAGACCTCATTGATGATGCTCTGAATCTATTAATACAGGCAACTCAAGCGATTGATGCTCTTGAGGTGCCAGCCGAAGAAAAATTCTTAAAGTCCCTTCAAGGACTATTTAAAACAATAGAGAACAGCCCGCGCTTTTTACAAACCAACCGTCTGATTAGCTCTGCCATTTATTCAGATGCCATACCTGAGGCCGCCAAGCAGAAGATAAATGAAAAAAGAGAAATCCCCTATCAGATATTTGCAAATATTATCAGCCAGGGACAAATAGAAAATTCGATCGTGGCAGGCGACCCTAAAGAGTTATCAATTCTTTTCTGGTCGATTATTAATGGGCTTTCAACCTATATATCTACACGCGAAGTCAGCCTGAACCTTCCAGATCAAAGTCATATTACCAAAATGTTTTTAAAAAATCCAAAGGAGTATAACCATGAGCTTTAA
- a CDS encoding ABC transporter substrate-binding protein, whose amino-acid sequence MKSNRILSLLLILLIGLATGCQSTAVENSTDTKTITDCLGREVVIPADPQRVACLYASTAHIMAMLDQEDKIVGIPNGIKRDVLMSYKRPDIVDVSVPYSDGSINVEELLATNTDLALIRQSTALNEGETQKLDKAGIPWVVIDYASIDELKTAITVCGLIFSQEVKADAYINDMESVLALVAERVSIITESERTKIYHAVNEDARTDLTGDICSEITQIAGTINVSTEGGNLFTESEKTMTTLEQIYLWNPDAIIANDINTTNYILNDSKWTGLSAVANKQVYTLPVGVTRWGHPGSIEPHMAALFIAKLFYPDLFTDIDLMEKTRSYYQEMFGLSLSDDDINSILSGSGMRISK is encoded by the coding sequence ATGAAATCAAATAGAATCCTATCCTTACTGTTAATTCTTTTAATCGGTCTTGCAACTGGGTGTCAATCCACAGCAGTTGAAAACTCAACTGATACAAAAACTATCACAGATTGTCTGGGAAGAGAAGTTGTCATCCCGGCTGATCCCCAAAGGGTTGCCTGCCTGTATGCTTCAACAGCCCACATTATGGCCATGCTTGATCAGGAAGATAAAATTGTCGGAATACCCAATGGAATTAAACGTGACGTTTTAATGTCCTATAAACGACCAGATATCGTGGACGTTTCTGTCCCATATTCAGATGGATCGATTAATGTTGAAGAACTCCTGGCGACCAACACTGATCTGGCCCTGATTCGCCAAAGTACTGCTTTAAACGAAGGCGAAACTCAAAAACTTGATAAAGCCGGTATTCCATGGGTTGTTATTGATTATGCCAGTATTGACGAGTTAAAAACTGCCATTACAGTCTGCGGTTTAATTTTTAGTCAAGAAGTCAAGGCTGATGCCTATATAAATGACATGGAAAGTGTTTTGGCTCTAGTGGCAGAACGAGTTTCGATAATTACCGAATCAGAAAGAACAAAGATTTATCACGCTGTTAATGAAGACGCTCGGACTGACCTGACTGGGGATATCTGTTCTGAAATTACCCAGATCGCTGGTACAATCAATGTTTCCACTGAAGGTGGAAATTTATTTACTGAATCGGAGAAAACGATGACCACGCTGGAGCAAATCTATTTATGGAATCCAGATGCAATTATTGCCAACGACATCAATACAACTAACTATATCCTGAATGATTCCAAATGGACCGGTTTATCAGCCGTTGCAAATAAACAGGTATATACCTTACCAGTAGGCGTTACCCGTTGGGGACATCCAGGTTCCATCGAACCCCATATGGCTGCGCTGTTTATAGCTAAACTCTTTTATCCTGACTTATTTACTGATATCGATTTAATGGAGAAAACCCGTTCATATTATCAGGAAATGTTTGGATTAAGTCTATCGGACGATGATATTAACTCAATTTTATCCGGAAGTGGGATGCGAATCTCCAAGTAA
- a CDS encoding Flp family type IVb pilin, translating into MKNFLPEIIREEEGQGMVEYGLIIAGVALAAMAAIWLLGPQVSALFTELTTQLAA; encoded by the coding sequence ATGAAAAATTTCCTGCCAGAGATAATCAGAGAAGAAGAAGGCCAGGGGATGGTAGAGTACGGTTTAATTATTGCCGGAGTGGCTTTGGCAGCAATGGCAGCAATCTGGTTGCTGGGACCACAGGTAAGTGCATTATTCACCGAGCTGACAACACAGTTAGCAGCATAG
- a CDS encoding Flp family type IVb pilin, protein MKELLPMIIREEEGQGMVEYGLIIAGVALAAMAAIWLLGPQVSALFTELTTQLAA, encoded by the coding sequence ATGAAAGAATTATTACCAATGATTATCAGAGAAGAAGAAGGCCAGGGGATGGTAGAGTACGGTTTAATTATTGCTGGAGTGGCTTTGGCAGCAATGGCAGCAATCTGGTTGCTGGGACCACAGGTAAGTGCATTATTCACCGAGCTGACAACACAGTTAGCAGCATAG
- a CDS encoding Flp family type IVb pilin yields the protein MKNFLPEIIREEEGQGMVEYGLIIATAIVLFVILLGPALSGFFTEFAAALAAGLAG from the coding sequence ATGAAAAATTTCCTGCCAGAGATAATCAGAGAAGAAGAAGGCCAGGGAATGGTAGAGTACGGTTTAATTATTGCAACTGCAATAGTACTATTTGTTATATTGCTAGGGCCGGCCTTGAGTGGTTTTTTCACAGAGTTTGCAGCAGCGTTAGCCGCTGGATTAGCAGGTTAA
- a CDS encoding pilus assembly protein TadG-related protein, which translates to MRGLKVLKKILTDESGDTLIIIAASMVFIMGFLALVIDLGLVYLIAGQQQTAADAAALAAAHDLPNSSTAITTAKNYAELNGTEEINTTVTTPYYGDSQMIEVVCTKNVEYSFAKIFGFDNIDVSGRAVAKITYHWEGDALPFINLDDDYTADPEIVAWEDVSPGDKESILEGEDYGMYQLVNGDDPETCYFKVDYQNGVVLKEGTVAVIKQEIGYVYEQHLGGFVYVLSLKPDVINSGSVLLTDGTYRSLENLKNEDMIDPSQIVLLKCIFHDYDYKGKNLYLTYIEDYDIYNGELPSDYVNPEGGSSSLVE; encoded by the coding sequence ATGAGGGGCCTAAAGGTTTTAAAAAAAATTCTTACTGATGAAAGTGGAGATACCTTAATTATTATCGCTGCCTCAATGGTTTTTATTATGGGTTTTCTCGCTTTGGTTATTGATTTGGGGCTAGTTTATCTGATTGCCGGGCAACAGCAGACAGCAGCTGATGCTGCCGCCCTGGCTGCAGCGCATGATCTGCCGAACTCCAGTACAGCCATTACGACAGCAAAAAACTATGCTGAGCTAAATGGTACAGAAGAAATCAATACGACTGTAACTACGCCCTACTATGGGGATTCGCAGATGATTGAAGTTGTTTGTACAAAAAATGTTGAGTACTCTTTTGCCAAGATTTTTGGCTTTGACAATATTGATGTTTCTGGCCGGGCTGTTGCTAAGATTACCTATCATTGGGAAGGGGATGCACTACCCTTTATAAACCTTGATGACGACTATACTGCCGATCCTGAAATTGTCGCCTGGGAAGATGTCTCGCCAGGTGATAAAGAAAGCATTTTGGAAGGCGAAGATTACGGAATGTATCAGTTAGTTAATGGAGATGATCCGGAAACATGTTACTTTAAAGTGGATTATCAGAATGGTGTAGTCCTAAAAGAAGGAACCGTTGCAGTCATCAAACAGGAAATCGGCTATGTCTATGAACAGCATCTGGGTGGTTTTGTCTATGTACTCAGCCTAAAGCCGGATGTTATCAACAGTGGTTCAGTACTCTTAACAGATGGAACTTACAGAAGTTTAGAAAACCTGAAAAATGAAGATATGATCGACCCCAGCCAGATTGTATTGCTTAAATGCATCTTTCACGATTACGATTATAAAGGAAAGAATTTATATTTAACTTATATTGAAGACTACGATATTTACAACGGGGAACTGCCATCTGATTATGTTAATCCGGAGGGTGGGTCGTCCAGTTTAGTCGAGTAA
- the cpaB gene encoding Flp pilus assembly protein CpaB: protein MKKLVLIALALSVVAGIAVFQFALSLTTRTDEETRPVVVAVTNIEAATVIKSEMVELQDLPISYAHPSSYNSLEEVVGRVAKENIAAGEQILTSRLSVGSEENDGLAYTVPSGFRAVTLETDEFTGVGGYLQSGDRVDVVATLVTGTSFISEYISENLEVLEVGAKLRNDSEEEYISVTVAVPKDQVPKLNYALTEGEYRIVLRSAVDQEADNLPSYVPTD, encoded by the coding sequence ATGAAGAAACTAGTACTGATTGCCCTGGCATTGTCAGTGGTTGCGGGGATTGCCGTTTTCCAGTTTGCGCTGTCTTTAACGACAAGAACTGACGAGGAAACCAGACCGGTTGTAGTAGCGGTAACAAATATTGAGGCAGCAACAGTCATTAAATCTGAAATGGTTGAGTTGCAGGATTTGCCCATCAGCTATGCACATCCTTCTTCTTATAACAGTCTTGAAGAGGTGGTTGGTCGAGTGGCCAAAGAAAACATTGCAGCCGGTGAACAAATTTTAACGAGTCGACTCAGTGTTGGCAGTGAAGAAAATGACGGTTTAGCTTATACTGTCCCCTCTGGTTTTCGGGCGGTAACCCTAGAGACGGATGAGTTTACTGGAGTGGGCGGCTATCTTCAGAGTGGAGATAGGGTTGATGTGGTGGCAACGTTAGTCACCGGCACATCATTCATCTCTGAATATATTTCAGAAAATCTTGAGGTTCTGGAAGTAGGTGCAAAACTGAGAAATGATTCGGAAGAAGAATACATATCGGTAACTGTCGCAGTCCCTAAAGATCAGGTCCCAAAACTGAACTATGCGCTGACTGAAGGAGAGTACCGGATTGTTCTCAGATCGGCAGTGGATCAGGAGGCAGATAATCTGCCATCTTATGTTCCGACAGATTGA
- a CDS encoding A24 family peptidase, translating into MNQALWIIFVFMSGMGFGLLIKSISDILITRRMKQLTIDDVATHKQEIVFFALATGIIWALIAGQDGLNIQSIANMLLISVALMIALVDLKIQKIPNELLLLVLVIGTTLIISGWPGGHLVINIAGFIIGFVIFVLPAFLGRGAGWGDVKYAAVVGFCLGIHGLIFAILMMSIAVLLYATVFLVRKKEDLKKKIALGPFITLGFTIVLVFNLAA; encoded by the coding sequence ATGAATCAGGCGTTGTGGATAATATTTGTTTTTATGTCTGGTATGGGTTTTGGTTTGTTAATAAAAAGTATATCAGATATTTTGATTACTAGGAGAATGAAGCAGCTGACAATTGATGATGTAGCTACTCATAAGCAGGAAATAGTATTCTTTGCTTTGGCAACCGGGATTATTTGGGCTTTGATTGCAGGACAAGATGGCTTAAATATACAGTCGATTGCAAATATGCTGTTAATATCAGTAGCGTTAATGATAGCCCTGGTAGATTTAAAGATTCAGAAGATTCCAAATGAATTGCTTCTTCTGGTACTGGTAATTGGTACGACATTAATAATTTCCGGGTGGCCGGGCGGCCATTTGGTAATAAATATCGCAGGTTTTATAATTGGATTTGTCATTTTTGTCCTTCCCGCTTTTCTTGGGCGTGGCGCTGGATGGGGCGATGTAAAATACGCAGCGGTCGTCGGTTTTTGTTTAGGAATACATGGATTGATTTTTGCAATTTTAATGATGTCGATAGCGGTTTTGCTTTATGCAACGGTGTTTCTTGTAAGAAAGAAGGAGGATTTAAAGAAAAAAATAGCATTAGGTCCATTTATCACATTGGGATTCACAATTGTTTTGGTTTTTAATTTAGCAGCATAA
- a CDS encoding TadE/TadG family type IV pilus assembly protein: MIAKIIKALKNEKGQSVIELAITLPVLIMILSAIVDFGWLFMHQNIIDYCSRDGARYAVVHSDSTIAIKNYVLSIAPDDMSDSMEIDVTFTDPADPTEGDVIVTINSDVAVLTPIVGLFLPGDTINLDAACTMKVEE, from the coding sequence ATGATTGCAAAAATAATCAAAGCTTTAAAAAACGAAAAGGGCCAATCTGTTATTGAACTTGCAATTACCTTGCCGGTTCTGATTATGATACTCAGTGCAATTGTGGATTTTGGCTGGCTTTTCATGCACCAGAATATTATCGACTATTGTTCCAGAGATGGAGCGCGTTATGCTGTTGTCCATTCGGATTCTACCATTGCCATAAAAAACTACGTGTTGTCCATTGCGCCGGATGACATGAGTGACTCAATGGAAATAGATGTTACTTTTACCGACCCCGCAGATCCCACAGAGGGGGATGTAATTGTGACAATTAACAGTGATGTGGCAGTGCTTACTCCGATAGTTGGGCTTTTTCTTCCAGGTGACACCATCAATCTGGATGCTGCCTGTACGATGAAAGTCGAGGAGTAG
- a CDS encoding alpha/beta hydrolase, producing MSFKGSIFHFILRNRHLLKGQLKPEIISKETSIEKLRADTDAAAKRLVKAHSDILFESSDFPNFYSEWVIPQSAPKDKLILYFHGGGFVMGNACSHRNLVSTFVRTLGLKALVFDYSLAPEHPSPAAVNDSYSIYKWLLDEGYLPENIGFAGDSAGGGILFSTLLKCKNEKTPLPAACLAFSPCTDMTMSGESHISRKKYDPCTPEGANETYLSYYVGDGDPRHPYTSPLFGDLSDLPPIHIEVGNDETLRDDSVLFSQKAIVAGSPVSINVWKGMFHCFSLMAPMFPEATKSLNQSCDFMRNHMKVNI from the coding sequence ATGAGCTTTAAAGGTTCTATCTTTCATTTTATTTTAAGAAATCGGCATCTTTTAAAAGGCCAGCTTAAGCCTGAGATTATCTCAAAAGAAACCTCCATCGAAAAACTGCGAGCTGATACAGATGCGGCTGCAAAACGCCTTGTTAAGGCCCACTCTGATATCCTTTTTGAATCATCAGACTTCCCAAATTTTTATAGCGAATGGGTAATTCCCCAAAGCGCTCCAAAGGATAAGTTAATTCTCTATTTTCACGGAGGCGGTTTTGTAATGGGCAATGCCTGTTCCCATCGAAATCTGGTTTCGACTTTTGTTCGTACCTTAGGATTAAAGGCCCTGGTTTTTGATTATAGCCTGGCTCCCGAACATCCTTCACCAGCAGCAGTCAATGACAGTTATTCTATCTACAAATGGCTGCTTGATGAAGGTTATCTTCCTGAAAATATAGGATTTGCCGGCGATTCTGCTGGTGGTGGCATTCTTTTCTCCACCCTTTTGAAATGCAAGAACGAAAAAACCCCCTTGCCGGCCGCCTGCCTCGCTTTTTCACCCTGTACTGATATGACCATGTCAGGAGAATCTCATATAAGCCGAAAAAAATATGATCCCTGCACCCCAGAAGGCGCCAATGAAACCTACTTATCTTACTATGTCGGTGATGGTGACCCCAGACACCCGTATACTTCCCCATTATTTGGAGACTTATCAGATCTCCCACCTATTCATATCGAGGTTGGTAATGATGAGACTCTTCGAGATGATTCTGTGCTGTTTAGTCAAAAAGCGATTGTAGCTGGCAGCCCTGTCTCTATTAATGTCTGGAAAGGGATGTTTCACTGTTTCTCATTGATGGCACCAATGTTTCCTGAAGCAACAAAATCACTTAATCAGTCCTGTGACTTTATGCGAAATCATATGAAGGTAAACATATGA
- a CDS encoding Ig-like domain-containing protein, with protein MKIKKIISIFLACIITLVMINVSVFAAGGDGTGGGSGSGDGTGGGSGQPLTIVASTPADGATDVAIDDVITLEFSKNVAYLTVRDDNLTAVSIYNGETLVPAEVTMADDQLEPDLRNFMTITPSEPLEEATTYTIKVEPIVTSKSGDVLESAVEINFTTAGGVEDVVTTMADNTTSSNSILIFAIIGLLVIVIAVVLVKRKKA; from the coding sequence ATGAAAATTAAAAAAATTATTTCTATTTTTTTAGCTTGTATTATAACACTGGTAATGATAAATGTCAGCGTTTTTGCAGCTGGAGGAGATGGTACTGGGGGTGGTTCCGGTAGCGGCGATGGTACTGGCGGTGGTAGTGGTCAACCACTTACGATTGTAGCTTCAACGCCAGCTGATGGTGCCACCGATGTCGCAATTGATGATGTTATCACGCTTGAATTCAGCAAAAACGTAGCTTATCTAACTGTACGTGATGATAACCTTACCGCTGTCAGCATATATAATGGTGAAACTCTCGTTCCGGCTGAGGTTACTATGGCCGATGACCAGTTAGAGCCTGACCTGCGAAACTTTATGACCATTACTCCCAGCGAACCGCTGGAAGAAGCAACAACTTACACAATTAAAGTTGAACCAATTGTAACTTCCAAAAGTGGTGATGTCCTTGAGTCCGCAGTCGAAATCAATTTTACCACAGCAGGTGGAGTAGAAGATGTTGTAACCACTATGGCTGATAACACTACATCCAGTAATTCAATACTTATTTTTGCTATTATTGGATTATTGGTAATTGTTATAGCTGTAGTTTTGGTTAAACGTAAAAAAGCATAA
- a CDS encoding AAA family ATPase, producing the protein MDKIKVMIIGNNENRIYEIKSLLKADRTIFVGYTRNEEGALTKSVNLQPNVVILQCEDEYYESINLAEKIYIRMPGCSVFLICDNFDTAYTEKVMQAGIRKVLQFPIDTTTLTENIETAYFLEKSRMENVESGVGNSVQSQVITVFGTKGGIGRTTVAVNLAVALSKKGKKVAIIDADLQFGDVNVFFDMDPKETIADLTQGKDSSDMDAIRRVMGLHFSGVNIICAPKSPEYAEYITPEMLDMIIDTMRPFYDYVIVDTAPVFNDISMVAIENANLLLCVAAPDISTLRNTKIALNVLDTLQQREKAQIIVNRFEKSLITIKDMQRVLGVPLKNTIHADWKTALNAHNKGVPILLGAAKTGLGRELTKIVDFALKMLAQR; encoded by the coding sequence ATGGATAAAATAAAAGTAATGATAATTGGTAATAATGAGAATCGGATTTATGAAATAAAAAGTCTTTTAAAGGCGGATCGCACAATTTTTGTTGGATATACCCGCAATGAAGAAGGCGCTTTGACAAAATCTGTGAATTTGCAACCTAATGTGGTAATCCTTCAATGTGAAGATGAATATTATGAATCCATCAATCTGGCTGAGAAGATTTATATTCGGATGCCGGGTTGTTCGGTTTTTCTGATTTGTGATAACTTTGATACGGCTTATACTGAAAAAGTCATGCAGGCTGGAATTAGAAAAGTTCTGCAGTTTCCCATTGATACCACAACTCTGACTGAAAATATTGAAACTGCTTACTTTCTCGAAAAATCCCGAATGGAAAATGTTGAATCGGGAGTCGGCAACAGTGTTCAGTCTCAGGTTATAACAGTTTTCGGAACCAAAGGAGGAATTGGTCGAACAACAGTGGCAGTTAATCTGGCGGTTGCGCTATCAAAAAAAGGAAAGAAAGTCGCGATTATCGACGCCGATCTGCAATTTGGCGATGTCAATGTATTTTTTGATATGGATCCCAAAGAAACCATTGCCGATCTTACTCAGGGTAAAGATTCCAGCGACATGGATGCAATTAGACGGGTAATGGGATTACATTTTTCTGGAGTAAATATTATCTGTGCTCCCAAAAGCCCGGAATATGCGGAGTATATTACGCCTGAGATGTTGGATATGATAATTGATACAATGCGGCCGTTTTATGACTATGTGATAGTAGACACTGCGCCAGTCTTTAATGATATTTCGATGGTTGCGATAGAAAATGCCAACCTGCTTTTATGTGTTGCCGCGCCAGATATTTCAACGCTTCGCAATACTAAAATTGCCTTAAATGTTTTGGATACGCTGCAGCAACGGGAAAAAGCGCAGATTATTGTCAATCGTTTTGAAAAGAGTCTTATTACCATTAAAGATATGCAAAGAGTATTGGGGGTACCGCTAAAAAACACCATTCATGCAGATTGGAAAACGGCCTTAAATGCCCATAATAAAGGAGTTCCAATACTTCTGGGAGCAGCTAAAACAGGACTTGGCAGAGAACTTACTAAAATTGTTGACTTTGCTTTAAAGATGTTAGCTCAGCGATAA